The segment AGTCTTGAAGGTCTGAGCCAATTAGAAAGTGCCACCTACTACCGACCATGGACCATAACATGGATTGCTCAGAAAAATAATGAAGCAAAAGCATAGAATTTAGGGAAGCAGAAACGAAAAAGGAACATCTTATTGGGAAAGTTGCGTGTTGCCATGGTGGTCCAAATCAGCTTTGATAGCTTTATCTATCCTCTTTAAATTCTTAGTAGTAAGGAAAGGGATGTGGATATTCCTAGTTTATGAGCTTGTATTCTTTAATATACTAGCTAGCTAGATGAAGTAGGATATTTCCTCCTCTTTATGGGTTTTTATGTTAGgctttatttgatattgtatttcatatattaatttttaagtgttttttaaagtactttttatcttattaatatcttattaattttttttttgataattccatgttttttaaatgtttttataagagcgtaagtatattaaaacattaatttaatgtattttcatataaaaacattaattttttaaaatatatattactaaATATGCATTTAACATTCTAGTTTGATTCTTATATATCATTCGTTAAAGATGAATCATGATATCAATAcatgaataaattataataatgttttatacCATAGTAATTTACATTTTtgtgatattaatttaaagatcccttgccaattaaaaaagataatttaatattgaaatgaaCCCATGACTCTAGATCCTTtcagcatcatcatcaacatgaTTAATGAAGTGATGATGAGATGAATCTTTATGTACATTTTACATGACATTCCCATTTGGTGTCCTCCCATTTGCAAGCATGtgacaaatattattttggaaGGTCCacatgagaattttttttcccaaaatatCCCAAGCGGCTCTTGAGCCAAACTCCACTATAGGTCAATAATGAAGTTTCGATTTGTAACTACAACTTTCGAGATGACCAATTGATAAGATAACATCACCATGGTATCAATTTAGTCTATCTTTATCtccataaagaaaaaagaaaatggattgTTCTAAATATTTCATGAATCTTCTTGAAGTGCTTCGTCCCCCTTGGCTCTGAGGCAATGATTTGCGTCTCAATCTCtattattatatgataattatatatgatctaATAACTCAACTTTCTTGAAGATGGACTCTCTGCTAAAAGTTCATTGTACCTTATGTTGGTCTTTATGTTGCACATGAGATTTATTATAGGTTGCTGTGTGCTGGATTTGCAGGAGCTTGAAgctaaaaatttatgttttccaAGCTGTGTGATCTTTGATTCTGAGTAGGCCTTGAAGAATCCAATTCAACAGGGCTCAAAGTGAGATCGAAATAAGTTAATTTGGGCGGCCAAGTCTTCGATCCAACAAGATGGGATCCAGCTCGAACCTTATTAATAGGCCTAATTGAGGCCCATAATGTTCATGCAAGATGTTAAATGCAATGTCAATTAAGCGAATCCAAGGTGTAATTTATAAACCCCTTTTGTGATTGAGACTTGAGCTTAAGTAAAGCCCGtgactaatataaaaaaatgcccCCAATAATTCCTTTTTCCAGGTGTTTTCCACTCCACTCGTTCATGATCATGCCcgacaaaaacaaaatggtgAGCTTTCCTTAAGTAGGgcatctattattttaatattaatttctacATAAATTGCCCGAAACGAAGGCAATTACACCACCAGCATGGAAGTAAGCATCCAAAAAGGTCAACATTATTGAAAATAGATTGTAGAACCTCGTAAATTAAAGCAATTATAATCGAATAAAAACCAAGCAAAAGAGGTAAGAAAAGGATCCAGTCATCAATAATGAAAAACGTAGACATTATACTCAACCGTAGCATCTTTTGTCTTGAGATCAACCATGTGAGTTCTTGCCTGAACATAACCTCTAGCAAACCGGAAAAGTCCACTTCCTCCGATCACTGGCATCTCTCTCACTGTCGAGAACACTTCGTTCCTCCCTAGAACAGTGATAGTGCTACCATTATACTTTCCTTCAATAAAAGCAAAGTTCATGGCCATTAACAAGCCAAGATCTTGTTGTGATGCCTGTGCATAAAACCCTTGCGCCTTTCCTACCAACCTTGAGCTCATTTCAGGCCCTAACGTTAAAGGGTTATCAATCATTCTCACAAACCCAAAAGCTGTTCTTGAAGTGTTCAATGGTGGCACAACTTGGATGGAACTAGGGTTAGGACCTGTAAGGATGTCATGCCAATATACTTTGAAATGGCTGAGCTTTTCTTTCTTGAGCCCTAATAGCTTCCTGTCCATGCTTCTCACAAATTCGTGATCGTGATCTCCATTGACCAAAATTGTGGCAAAGGAAAAGATGAGTGAGAGAATGATGAATTTGGGAGAAAAGATGGGAACTCTAGCCATGGAGTAAGATAtgggaattgaaaaattttgGGAAAATATTTTAGTGGGGTAATGATGGAGAGGACTTTAACTTGTGTATGCCAAAAACTTCTATATATAGTGGATTTTGCATTAAATCATCTAGAATTAGTGATTGACTATCAtgctatttttaataattacattttaatactaaattttatttttattattt is part of the Populus nigra chromosome 8, ddPopNigr1.1, whole genome shotgun sequence genome and harbors:
- the LOC133701222 gene encoding dirigent protein 22-like — protein: MARVPIFSPKFIILSLIFSFATILVNGDHDHEFVRSMDRKLLGLKKEKLSHFKVYWHDILTGPNPSSIQVVPPLNTSRTAFGFVRMIDNPLTLGPEMSSRLVGKAQGFYAQASQQDLGLLMAMNFAFIEGKYNGSTITVLGRNEVFSTVREMPVIGGSGLFRFARGYVQARTHMVDLKTKDATVEYNVYVFHY